ttaatattcttattcatttaaatggttagttataagaaaaatatatttaagtaaataaatgtttaataataatttcaaaaaaagttgagatgcATATCAAAAGATAATACCCCAGTCGCTATCCTTATTCTTGAAGTATGAACCAAATGACcaaaatgttcaattttatcGTTAAGCAAATtccctatatatatacatacttatatacaaatattaaatttattttttcaaactaatttagactattttctttttcctttagaaaaaaagatcaacaataaaatagaattaaacatctaaaaatatagagagaaataaaacaaagttgaAGTTAGTGTTTGCTCTTGCCgtccaaactaaaatagtgTTTTGTCTTTAGATGTTCAACAAAGTACACTTCACCCTTAACATATTTTAACAAGAACCaagttgtttttgtatttgagTAGGACGTTTAACTCCTATCCCGATTCATTCgctaattcttttaaataagtttgaaCTTGAATACAATTACATAGcacatcattttcttttaacaataataatcaatttcaTACCATGTTAGTTACTTCATATCTCTCTCTTTATTATCAATATCCAcacttgtttttttccttctccagTACTTATCCATACTTATAGTCATATGGGATGAGTATGTCCAAATCATtgatatataaacatatatgtaATGTCCAAAATTCcaatcaatttaatcaaaCAATTTGATGTTAAATCCCTACAACTAAAAGGCAAATACATATACTATCAATTGAATATATTTCGAAAATTAtagatcaaattttaaaaccagTTCAAGAGCAAAATAGGTTGCATGGGTACAAATTAATAGTAAATGTTACATTTTGGAAACAAAATCATGATTTGTTAAACAATACCATTAGTGAActaacaaaatccaaaattcttGAAGAACAAAGAGGCCTCCCTCATGGCCTctataaaaccaaaagaaaaaacaagattttatgaacatttttagaatttcaGATTAACATTAATCATTCATAAAATCATGCACCACAACAATATaatcaactaaaaaaatgaaatggatcacacataacaaaatataatgtttATTTGATCTAACtttcaagattttgaaatCCAGACAGAGCGATGGACCAACCGGTCCTAAACCAACTTGAACTGAACCAAACAAATTTGACCAAAGCAACTATAAATTACTTTTGAGTTGtaagtttaaataaactaaactaaattgCCCTAAAGATATAATTAAGCTATCATATTCCCCTCTAGGCCATCTACCAAGACCTAAACATGCATTCAATGCATTAGTAGAATATACCAAGACAACGAAATGAAATGCAATAGAAAATTCACAATACATGGATTAACCAATGCAATGGAAACTAATGAAATAGCAGACGTATACTAGCAACTAATCAGTCTATTCTCTGATTAACAAAGACAAAATGTTTGAGAAGATGAACGCAAGCAAAGCATAGATAATAGATTGAAACTTACACGGTAAGTTACCAGTTGAAGTAACATGGTATCCCAAAATAGAAGTTGAAAGCAAATACTTGGCATCATGCAAATTAAAGTCCATTTTGAAAGTGTAATATAAGGGAAAAGAATCGACCgtttgataatatattttaaggaTCACAAGAGACCGTTCTCAAGGTGCTCAGTTTCAACAtggatttgatttgaaaacattcgaataacattttcaactttctcctATATGTGTGTTATTCAGAGAGATTGTGACATAACAAAATGGATAACAAAAGATCAAGGACAGGTATATGAGATCCATCAAATAAAGGCACATAACCAATTTCGATATTTGTTCATCAACATGCTAAAGATAATAGTTCAAAACTTTTGGATTAACTTTCCATGTGTTTATAAACAGTTTTCTAGCACTTACAAACATCTTCTTTATCACTAAGAGTGATATGAACTTGTACAAAATTTGGTTGCAAACATGTAGTAATAATGTCATCAGACATAGAAAATCAGCTAATAAACCCCTAATGAAAATCattaaaacatcaaatttgttcatttAAGTTCTTATATGCGTAAAAGTAACTCTTATcaaactacaacaaaaatagcCAGAAgaatatttgcaactatccacGGGCTTCAGACATTaagtattaaatataaattcaactGATGGAAATGTAATTTGCACACAATCCATAACACCAAATCAAACTAAACTCGTAATGTAAAACGTACGATAgctcaaaaacaaaaaataaggtTGTTCAGTTAACCTAACAAGAGAGTAATGCAGAACAAACCCATAATTGAAGCAGCCACTTCAAAACCTGAGCTTGGTGAAAAACCACCTGTTCTTCCCGGTTTTGAACCTTTCCTCGAACCTCTTCTTAGTCTCCTTGGCGGCAGTCACCTTCTTGTCTTTTGACTGCAATGAATCAATAGTGACAACGTCTTTAAGATCGACATCGAGAGTGTACCTTGTGGGCATCAGGTGCCTGTAGTTGACGAGCTTGACAAAGGCCTTGACTCGAGATTTTTTGGCGGTTTTCTTGGCGGAGTCCTTGCGGATGACCTTGGCCGGGTACTTCTTGATTCCAGCGACTAAACAGTGGCCATAAGCACGATCCCGGGTACCGTCGTCAAAGGCGCGAACGATGACCGCCTTCCGACCGGCGTAACGGCCTTGGAGGACGATGACGGCTTTGTTGGGCTTGAGGAATTTCACCATTTTCGGATTTCTCCTCCACTCTGTACTTCCCCTTCTATGACGGCTCTTCTTCAACAAGAGAGGGGGCGTAGATTTAGGTTATCTCAACATATTGGGTTTTAGGGCATTTTCAACTGAGATTGGGCCCCAATTAAAATGGGCCTTCCTACTGCACTGGGCCATACTTGAAATTAGGCCGAAGtattagcaaaaaaaaaaaatatgcttattttgtttttaattgttaTGCAACTGTTCGAGACCAGGAAGACCgagttttgtattttaatattaattttgaaatattatattataatatattaaataatattttattactattgAATTCTACTTCATAATAGTACGTGTATtcctttcaaaatttcaaaattttgagttcaaATCTTATCTACAACATCTTTAAATGGTATACGTTGCTTTCTTGCTATTAAGTTGGTGATTCCTGTTGTGGTATGATCCGTTTGATCTAATTTTTTGCTAAGGGGTTAAATTTTGCTATGAAAGAAGGCTCCCAGAGACTTACTTACCTACATCATTTGATGATTTGctgtccattttttttgtagttaaAAGTTTTGCATTCATGTTTTGTTCTGATTTGTTGGAATTGGAAGGCATTCTCCACAAACCCCCTTTGTGTGATGACTTGAACGGTATTATTGATATTAGCTCTTAATATCTTTGGAATAGTGTGCTTTAGCCTTTACCTTCTCATAGCTGTTATCTagtttgctttttattttctttcttttattggaTCAAGTTACTCAGCTACTGGGTTTTGGTCCTCTTGTTCTTATGTTCCATTCTTGTTGAGGTCTCTGTTTTCTATTTAACCTAAGTATCTCACTAGGTTGTTTTGAGATATGCAACGAGGTGGAAATTTGTGATTGGGGTCAATTAGATGGTCTTCAGCTGATGAcctcttttttcctcttctttattttgagaatgattaatcaataatcttattttgttcatGCACCCAATTCGCTTTTTGATGCTTCACGATATGAggttttttttgtcaaaatgtCTTGGAAGAAGTGGGGATGGATGAAGATATCCCTTTAATTGTTTGTTAGGGAAGAGGTAGGTTTCAGTTCACTGCTATGCTATGTTACTTTAATTATTGCATTATAAAACTTAATTCCCAGACAACggaaatgaaaaagttttaaCTCTTTTCTTTATCCTTCGAGTTGTGCTTACATGTGTTTGCTTTGAAAAAATTTTGGATGTGGTTTTCTGTTAGCGGGTCACACATCTTTTAGTGATATATTTAAGGAGTTCTTTCTCCGTCGGTCGCTTTCAAGAAGAGGGATTTTGTAAAGACCCTAGATAGGAAAATAGTGGATTACTGGTAGAAaatgtagaaaataaaaatagtagtTAACAAACATATTAGTAAATAGTTAGTAAGTTGGTTAcatctttttgttatatatagtATGGGAGAGGGGTTGAAAAGAggtgtgaagaattttgaagaaatatttCCTTGTAAGGGAACCTTGAGAAAGTCCAGCCCTCTCAAAAGGCTAGGATTACTTGTTCTTATGATCTTCTagtatatatttcatatttgaatgTTCTGTTAAGAGTTATTGAGTTCATCTTATTTTATTGAGATAATTCTGGTTAGGTGAGATCCTAACAAATTAGTATCAGAGCTGTAACATTTTGTGGATGACACAGGTTATGTGTAGAAACAAAACAGAGGAGAGGTTGGAAAAGAATGAAGACATTAGGGAGCTTAAATATTTAGAGTTGTCCAAAAGAGTTGAAAGGATGGCAGAGGAATTACGAGAAAATAGTGTTCATCATCTACGAAAAGAATCTAGTATGTCGAAGAAAGTTGAAAGGATGGCAGAGGAATTACGAGAAAATAGTGTTCATCATCTACGAAAAGAAACTAGTATGTCGAAGAAATTTGTGTTGAAAAGTAAAGGAAGGATGGAAGAAAGCACGGGCACGATTGAGAAAGGGACTTGGGAGTAAACACCTAAATGCGCTGTGGTTGAAAGAGGAGAGACTCTATGAATATGGGAGTAGATGCAGAAATGGATTGTAGATTGCAAAGAGAAGAATACATAGGCATGCTATATCAATGCATCAAAAGCTTTCTAAAGGGCTGCAAAGtgataaagaaagagaggggAAGAAACTAGCAAAAATCAAAgttagagaaaaagagaaatggaaaaatgacTTGAAGATGAAGGAATCAAAAAAACGAGCatgaaaaaaatggaggaAAGAGGAAGCCAAATCTAATTGTACATTCTTATGACCAACGATGAAAGGTGAAGTGGTCGGAGACAAATACTGAGTGGAAATGGAAACACTAAACATAGGAGGCAGAAGCATGGGAGAAGAGACGGTTACTATTGACGAGAAGGGAAAGtgtatgaaaaatgaatgattgaGAGAGTTATCCCTGACcctacaagaaaatgaaaatctctCAATGCATGAGATATAGTCTTTTACGTATAATTTAACTGTAAGATTATATGAACgtttttagaatttcaaattaacaTCAGGCATTCATAAAACCat
This is a stretch of genomic DNA from Cucumis sativus cultivar 9930 chromosome 4, Cucumber_9930_V3, whole genome shotgun sequence. It encodes these proteins:
- the LOC101212413 gene encoding 60S ribosomal protein L27, producing MVKFLKPNKAVIVLQGRYAGRKAVIVRAFDDGTRDRAYGHCLVAGIKKYPAKVIRKDSAKKTAKKSRVKAFVKLVNYRHLMPTRYTLDVDLKDVVTIDSLQSKDKKVTAAKETKKRFEERFKTGKNRWFFTKLRF